One window of Candidatus Wallbacteria bacterium genomic DNA carries:
- a CDS encoding CinA family protein: protein MDKNLTMEVIAGFFRSNRLKLSTAESITAGLVSAGITTLPGASTFYQGGFVAYTRSAKKKMLKISRPFLIRETPYSLKFAEKMALNARKLGCAHVCLAVTGLAGPGNDNSPQEVLVGDVFFAIALSNRYVISRKEIFPGNREEIRTKAAAAALEFLRETLEQNQTLICQIYKKKVSRLQPCAEK from the coding sequence ATGGACAAAAATCTCACAATGGAAGTGATTGCAGGCTTTTTCAGATCCAACCGGCTGAAACTTTCGACAGCAGAAAGCATTACTGCCGGACTTGTCTCAGCAGGCATTACCACGCTGCCAGGCGCATCGACTTTTTATCAGGGGGGATTCGTGGCTTACACCAGGTCCGCCAAAAAAAAGATGTTGAAAATATCCAGACCGTTTTTGATCAGGGAAACTCCGTATTCATTGAAATTCGCGGAAAAAATGGCTCTGAATGCCAGAAAGCTTGGCTGCGCGCACGTCTGCCTCGCTGTCACTGGCCTGGCCGGACCGGGAAACGATAACTCGCCTCAGGAGGTTCTTGTCGGAGATGTTTTCTTTGCCATAGCCCTGAGTAACCGATATGTAATTTCCAGGAAAGAAATTTTTCCGGGCAACAGGGAAGAGATTAGAACTAAAGCCGCAGCTGCTGCCCTGGAATTTCTGCGCGAAACATTGGAACAGAATCAGACATTAATCTGTCAGATTTATAAGAAAAAAGTGTCGAGGCTGCAACCTTGCGCTGAGAAATAA
- the prmC gene encoding peptide chain release factor N(5)-glutamine methyltransferase has translation MKTYRELFREIYLFYKGRLHEPRREAELLLSYLLDRKVAECYLENPEVPAETEKQALEISRLRALEKIPLAYLLGRWHFYGQTFAVDENVLIPRPETEQLVETVLEDRQGGSLKCLEIGVGSGIIILTLALKRQGWNFTGIDRSQAALEICRKNSLSFGLNNVTLLEADIAAFAPQDKFDLIISNPPYVSAERMIFLSAEVKKEPEIALFGGEDGLDFYRIISGFSEQHLNPSGAVYLEIDDNQKEPLEEIFGSFGKRRFYRDYAGFWRIMKVML, from the coding sequence GTGAAAACGTATCGTGAACTGTTCCGGGAAATATATCTTTTCTACAAAGGCCGTTTACACGAACCAAGGCGCGAGGCCGAACTGCTGCTTTCCTATCTGCTTGACCGCAAGGTTGCCGAATGCTATCTGGAGAACCCTGAAGTTCCTGCTGAAACCGAAAAGCAGGCGCTGGAGATCAGCCGGCTGCGAGCCCTGGAAAAGATCCCGCTCGCCTATCTGCTCGGCAGGTGGCATTTTTACGGCCAGACCTTTGCAGTGGATGAAAATGTGCTGATCCCGAGGCCTGAGACCGAGCAACTTGTGGAAACCGTTCTGGAGGACAGGCAGGGAGGCAGTCTGAAATGCCTCGAAATCGGAGTGGGGAGCGGCATCATCATCCTGACTCTGGCTCTCAAGCGTCAGGGCTGGAATTTTACGGGTATCGACAGGAGCCAGGCGGCACTTGAAATCTGCCGGAAGAACAGCCTGTCTTTTGGTCTGAATAATGTAACCCTGCTGGAAGCTGATATTGCAGCTTTTGCTCCGCAGGATAAATTCGATCTGATCATCAGCAATCCACCATATGTTTCAGCCGAGCGCATGATATTTCTATCTGCCGAAGTGAAGAAGGAGCCGGAAATTGCCTTATTCGGAGGAGAAGACGGCCTGGATTTTTACCGGATCATTTCAGGATTCTCTGAGCAGCACCTGAACCCGAGCGGCGCGGTTTATCTGGAGATCGATGATAATCAGAAGGAACCGCTGGAAGAAATCTTCGGCTCATTCGGAAAAAGACGATTTTACAGGGATTACGCTGGATTCTGGCGGATCA
- a CDS encoding phosphatidylglycerophosphatase A, whose translation MLRKIITLGGLGDLPAPGTCGSVAALLLVFLKKSPLNWIAFLFTTLIFTFLIQMTSSEFEEDDPGYVNADELCGMWLALLISGSRSLPEVIRTFIFFRIFDISKIFPVNRAENVPGSAGIMLDDLVAGAMAGGLELVWRHLR comes from the coding sequence ATGCTGAGGAAAATCATCACTCTTGGCGGACTCGGCGACCTGCCTGCTCCCGGCACCTGTGGGTCTGTGGCAGCCCTGCTGCTTGTATTTTTAAAAAAATCTCCTCTTAATTGGATTGCCTTTCTTTTTACCACTCTGATCTTTACCTTTCTGATCCAGATGACATCCAGCGAATTCGAAGAAGATGACCCGGGATATGTCAATGCGGATGAACTCTGCGGAATGTGGCTGGCATTGCTGATTTCCGGGAGCCGAAGTCTGCCCGAGGTGATCCGCACGTTCATCTTCTTCAGGATTTTCGATATCAGTAAGATTTTCCCGGTGAATCGAGCAGAAAACGTTCCAGGCTCAGCCGGAATCATGCTCGATGACCTGGTAGCCGGCGCTATGGCCGGCGGATTGGAGTTAGTATGGAGACACCTTCGATAA